One Diceros bicornis minor isolate mBicDic1 chromosome 26, mDicBic1.mat.cur, whole genome shotgun sequence DNA segment encodes these proteins:
- the LOC131422908 gene encoding basic proline-rich protein-like: MPPRSLCKFPGAPGQATSIPPGGLSCLHLRRGRGSDSPSWMGVSPGAATAQPPPLGPRRRRAPPADRACPPSPPTPRCRPGPALGIRTRPPRAARGGGRGAVSGVGAATEGPASARSGPASLDPGSAGPAASPRPPAPASRGGPPQPRARAHAGTCRPPAARPLRHHSPGAGAAEPPPTPGWACAPRATQSDGPGAARRRRVGTGSAAAGPAPPAPTGGHFRSRGVERGSRRGRACGGVLGYGPGPTLGDPGPPCPDRRPRPHPWGPRRPPPLETPARSRGPDRTPSPNPARLPHSTMIQGAACECQTRARPTPASGPSPGSTTMEGGDDP, translated from the coding sequence ATGCCCCCAAGGTCACTATGCAAGTTCCCTGGAGCGCCAGGTCAAGCCACCTCCATCCCCCCAGGGGGCTTATCGTGCCTCCACCTCCGCCGAGGCCGTGGCAGTGACAGCCCCTCCTGGATGGGTGTGTCTCCGGGGGCGGCCACGGCCCAACCCCCGCCCCTCGGGCCTAGACGGCGTCGGGCACCTCCCGCGGATCGCGCGTGTCCTCCCAGTCCGCCTACTCCGCGCTGCCGGCCCGGACCGGCCCTGGGGATCAGAACCCGCCCCCCTCGCGCAGCCCGGGGCGGGGGTCGCGGGGCCGTGTCGGGCGTTGGCGCGGCCACCGAAGGCCCGGCCAGCGCGCGCTCCGGCCCCGCCAGCCTAGACCCAGGCTCCGCCGGCCCCGCCGCCTCCCCGCGGCCTCCCGCGCCGGCGTCGAGGGGCGGCCCGCCCCAGCCCCGCGCCCGCGCCCACGCCGGCACCTGCCGCCCGCCCGCCGCGCGCCCGCTCCGCCACCACTCACCGGGCGCCGGGGCGGCCGAGCCGCCACCGACACCGGGCTGGGCCTGCGCGCCCCGCGCTACACAAAGTGACGGCCCCGGAGCTGCGCGGCGGCGGCGCGTGGGCACCGGAAGTGCcgccgccggccccgccccgcccgcgcccACGGGGGGGCACTTCCGGTCACGCGGGGTCGAGCGCGGCTCCCGCAGGGGGCGTGCGTGCGGGGGCGTCCTCGGCTATGGTCCCGGGCCCACCCTTGGGGACCCTGGCCCCCCATGCCCCGACCGGAGACCCCGGCCCCACCCATGGGGGCCCCGGCGCCCTCCGCCCCTTGAGACGCCTGCGAGGTCCCGCGGCCCTGACCGCACCCCCTCCCCAAACCCAGCTCGGCTTCCTCATTCAACCATGATTCAGGGAGCGGCTTGTGAGTGCCAGACCCGTGCTAGGCCCACCCCGGCCTCGGGACCCTCCCCAGGCTCCACGACGATGGAGGGAGGCGATGATCCCTAG
- the ZNF316 gene encoding zinc finger protein 316, whose amino-acid sequence MAALHTAPDSPAAQLERAEDGSECDPDQEEEEEEEEEIAVEEEEDKAVEEEPEVEVEEDEDVAEVVAEEQSPASGTQEHLSLGGDTKSPVLQEEALQASRVPATPGDEDLDEDEDEEDEDEDEDDDSLTAGSQGLVTFEDVAVYFTLEEWERLDADQRDLYKEVMQENYGILVSLGYPIPKPDLIFRLEQGEEPWVPDSPRPEEGDIVTGVYTGAWFWTDDIEDHEEEDDEDFLAEVAEEENEPPGLWSAAYGVGDVPGTWGPDDSDSAQTPEGWGPDPGGLGVLAEGSEEKPFLPGREPGANLLAPWAFPAAAAAPDGRPETTCDVCGKVFPHRSRLAKHQRYHAAVKPFGCDECGKGFVYRSHLAIHQRTHTGEKPFPCPDCGKRFVYKSHLVTHRRIHTGERPYRCAFCGAGFGRRSYLVTHQRTHTGERPYPCPHCGRSFSQSSALARHQAVHTADRPHCCPDCGQAFRLRADFQRHRRGGGCAEPGGDGPRREPCELLPAAGPEEAEAGPEGPEASEADGEAEAEADTREAEAETREASAAEEAPTPGSKEDPEPDRRFLELGNGLGEGEGPSHPLGFHFPVHPKSWLHPDGFPILGLPDFGERLPADRRPMPGPLGGRLSLVEGAGLACDPFGGGGGGGPGGGGGLRAFGPAVGGLLAEPAPAALAEEESPWICSDCGKTFGRRAALAKHQRYHAGERPHRCADCGKSFVYGSHLARHRRTHTGERPFPCPECGARFARGSHLAAHVRGHTGEKPFVCGVCGAGFSRRAHLTAHGRAHTGERPYACGECGRRFGQSAALTRHQWAHAEEKPHRCPDCGKGFGHSSDFKRHRRTHTGEKPFRCSDCGRGFAQRSNLAKHRRGHTGERPFPCPECGKRFSQRSVLVTHQRTHTGERPYACANCGRRFSQSSHLLTHMKTHRSAAGVPGPAAPAPKAEAPAKGPPGAGAGAGLGERGSTLLEFAGGTSFGSEPTAAFAGPSRAYEESIM is encoded by the exons ATGGCAGCCCTTCACACAGCTCCAGACTCCCCAGCTGCCCAGCTGGAGAGGGCCGAGGACGGGTCGGAATGTGATCCTgatcaggaggaggaggaggaggaggaggaggagatagcAGTGGAAGAAGAGGAGGACAAGGCTGTAGAGGAGGAGccggaggtggaggtggaggaggacgAGGATGTGGCAGAGGTGGTGGCAGAGGAGCAGAGTCCAGCGTCGGGGACCCAGGAGCACCTTAGCCTTGGTGGTGACACCAAGTCCCCAGTTCTTCAGGAAGAGG CCCTGCAGGCCTCCCGGGTTCCAGCCACACCTGGGGATGAGGACCTGGATGAGGACGAGGACGAGGAGGACGAGGACGAGGACGAGGATGACGATTCCTTGACAGCTGGGTCTCAG GGGCTGGTGACTTTTGAAGATGTGGCTGTGTACTTTACCCTGGAGGAGTGGGAAAGGCTGGACGCAGACCAGCGGGACCTCTACAAGGAAGTCATGCAGGAGAACTATGGGATCTTGGTGTCCTTGG GATACCCAATCCCCAAGCCAGACCTGATCTTCCGGCTGGAACAAGGAGAGGAACCGTGGGTGCCGGATAGCCCCCGTCCTGAGGAGGGAGACATTGTCACTGGAGTCTACACAG GGGCCTGGTTCTGGACCGACGACATAGAGGACCACGAGGAGGAGGACGACGAGGACTTCCTGGCGGAAGTGGCTGAGGAGGAGAACGAACCCCCTGGGCTGTGGTCCGCAGCCTACGGCGTGGGTGACGTGCCTGGGACGTGGGGCCCCGATGACTCGGATTCAGCGCAGACTCCGGAAGGGTGGGGGCCGGACCCTGGCGGCCTCGGGGTTCTGGCGGAGGGTTCCGAGGAAAAGCCCTTCCTGCCGGGCCGGGAGCCGGGCGCAAACCTGCTGGCACCTTGGGCCTTCCCAGCCGCGGCGGCTGCGCCGGACGGGCGGCCTGAGACCACGTGCGACGTGTGCGGCAAAGTGTTCCCGCACCGGTCCCGGCTGGCCAAGCACCAGCGCTACCACGCGGCCGTCAAGCCCTTCGGCTGCGACGAGTGCGGCAAGGGCTTCGTGTACCGCTCGCACCTGGCCATCCACCAGCGCACGCACACCGGCGAGAAGCCCTTCCCGTGCCCCGACTGCGGCAAGCGCTTCGTCTACAAGTCGCACTTGGTCACGCACCGCCGCATCCACACGGGCGAGCGGCCCTACCGCTGCGCCTTCTGCGGCGCGGGCTTCGGGCGCCGCTCCTACCTGGTCACGCACCAGCGCACGCACACGGGCGAGCGGCCCTACCCGTGCCCGCACTGCGGCCGCAGCTTCAGCCAGAGCTCGGCGCTCGCGCGGCACCAGGCAGTGCACACGGCGGACCGGCCGCACTGCTGCCCCGACTGCGGCCAGGCCTTCCGCCTCCGCGCCGACTTCCAGCGCCACCGGCGCGGCGGCGGCTGCGCGGAGCCCGGCGGCGACGGCCCTCGGCGGGAGCCCTGCGAGCTGCTGCCCGCGGCAGGGCCGGAGGAGGCCGAGGCCGGGCCCGAGGGACCTGAGGCCAGCGAGGCGGACGGAGAGGCCGAGGCCGAAGCCGACACCAGAGAGGCCGAGGCCGAGACCAGAGAAGCTTCGGCGGCGGAGGAGGCGCCCACCCCTGGAAGCAAGGAGGACCCTGAGCCGGACAGGCGGTTCCTGGAGCTGGGCAACGGTCTAGGGGAGGGCGAAGGCCCTTCGCACCCGCTCGGCTTCCACTTCCCTGTGCACCCCAAGTCTTGGCTCCATCCGGACGGCTTCCCGATCCTGGGCCTCCCGGACTTCGGGGAGCGGCTGCCGGCTGACCGGCGCCCCATGCCTGGCCCTCTGGGGGGCCGGCTCTCCCTGGTAGAGGGTGCGGGGCTGGCCTGCGACCCtttcggcggcggcggcggcggcgggcccgggggcggcggcggcctgCGCGCGTTCGGGCCTGCCGTTGGAGGGCTGCTGGCCGAGCCGGCGCCCGCCGCGCTGGCCGAGGAGGAGAGCCCGTGGATCTGCTCCGACTGCGGCAAGACGTTCGGGCGCCGCGCCGCGCTGGCCAAGCACCAGCGCTACCACGCGGGCGAGCGGCCGCACCGCTGCGCCGACTGCGGCAAGAGCTTCGTGTACGGCTCGCACCTGGCGCGCCACCGGCGCACGCACACGGGCGAGCGGCCCTTCCCGTGCCCCGAGTGCGGCGCGCGCTTCGCCCGCGGCTCGCACCTGGCGGCGCACGTGCGCGGCCACACCGGTGAGAAGCCCTTCGTGTGCGGCGTCTGCGGCGCGGGCTTCAGCCGGCGCGCGCACCTGACGGCACACGGGCGCGCGCATACGGGCGAGCGGCCCTACGCGTGCGGCGAGTGCGGCCGCCGCTTCGGGCAGAGCGCGGCGCTGACGCGGCACCAGTGGGCCCACGCGGAGGAGAAGCCGCACCGCTGCCCCGACTGCGGCAAGGGCTTCGGCCACAGCTCGGACTTCAAGCGGCATCGGCGCACGCACACGGGCGAGAAGCCTTTCCGCTGCAGCGACTGCGGCCGCGGCTTCGCGCAACGCTCTAACCTGGCCAAGCACCGGCGCGGCCACACGGGCGAGCGGCCCTTCCCGTGCCCCGAGTGCGGCAAGCGCTTCTCGCAGCGCTCGGTGCTCGTGACGCACCAGCGCACGCACACGGGCGAGCGGCCCTACGCCTGCGCCAACTGCGGCCGCCGCTTCTCGCAGAGCTCGCACCTGCTCACCCACATGAAGACGCACCGCAGCGCAGCCGGTGTGCCCGGCCCGGCGGCCCCCGCGCCCAAGGCTGAGGCGCCCGCCAAGGGGCCACCGGGCGCAGGCGCGGGCGCCGGGCTGGGGGAGCGCGGCAGCACCCTGCTGGAGTTCGCGGGCGGAACGAGCTTCGGCTCCGAGCCGACTGCCGCGTTCGCGGGGCCCTCGAGAGCCTACGAGGAGAGCATCATGTGA